A single window of Flavobacterium aestivum DNA harbors:
- a CDS encoding TonB-dependent receptor: MTSRKIILLFVLLLSTVHSFSQEKFTLSGTISDANNNETLIGVNVLIPQLKTSAITNEYGFYSITLPKGSYTIQITSVGFQTIEETIDLNQNTKKNFKLSSAENVLQEIVIKGNDSKNENRKPEMSVNKLSVATIKKMPVVLGEVDIIKSILLLPGVTNAGEAASGFNVRGGAADQNLILMDEASIFSSSHVFGFFSIFNPDAVKDLKLYKGGIPARYGGRASSVLDIYQKDGNSNKFHMSGGIGLITSRLLAEGPIVKDKGSFLIAGRASYAHLFMKLSEEQKDNSAYFYDLNTKLSYKLNASNSLYMSGYFGRDVFELNKSFTNIYGNTTFNTRWNHLFSDKLFSNLSLIYSDYYYGLDLDFVGFEWKSGIKNFNIKYDLRSYISDKLKLNYGINGLYYDFNPGTIKPSSESSGINYEQLEKKYAFEPAIYINAEQKVSEKINVNYGLRYSLFYNIGESTVNLYEDNNPVLFNSQFQIYEKATPIGTKYYGKNDVIKSFNYLEPRLSVDYQLNDDNSFQVSYNRMVQYLQLLSNTSSPTPLDIWTPSGTYIKPQIADQVAVGYFRKIKEGAYSAEVSTFYKEVQNRLDYIDGANLVANKAIEQVILNGQMRSYGLEFMFKKNEGNLTGWISYTLSKSEQQTPGRTPQETGINNGQWYSTVYDKTNNLAVTGSYYLNPKWTFGANFIYQTGQPTTYPNGQYRYLDLTIPIYGLRNENRLPSFNHLDIAATLTPKHNSNKSWRSEWVFSIYNLYNRKNAASVSFRENTDTGANEAVKTSIFGIVPAVSYNFKF, translated from the coding sequence ATGACTTCAAGAAAAATAATACTTTTATTTGTACTCTTGCTCTCAACAGTACATTCGTTCTCCCAAGAAAAATTTACGCTCAGCGGAACCATTTCAGATGCTAACAATAATGAAACCTTAATTGGTGTAAATGTTTTAATCCCCCAATTAAAAACAAGCGCCATCACAAATGAATATGGGTTTTATTCTATCACACTTCCAAAAGGAAGTTACACAATTCAAATTACGTCTGTTGGATTTCAAACTATTGAAGAAACAATAGATTTAAATCAAAATACCAAAAAGAATTTTAAACTTTCCAGTGCCGAAAATGTCTTGCAGGAAATTGTTATAAAAGGCAATGACAGTAAAAACGAAAACAGAAAACCAGAAATGAGTGTCAACAAACTATCTGTTGCCACCATAAAAAAGATGCCGGTTGTACTGGGTGAAGTAGATATTATCAAATCAATACTATTACTTCCCGGAGTTACCAATGCTGGTGAAGCAGCCTCAGGATTTAATGTTCGTGGAGGTGCTGCCGATCAGAATTTAATCTTAATGGATGAAGCATCAATTTTTAGTTCATCACACGTTTTTGGGTTCTTTTCGATATTCAACCCAGATGCCGTAAAAGATTTAAAACTTTACAAAGGAGGAATACCTGCCAGATATGGAGGAAGAGCTTCATCTGTTTTAGATATTTATCAAAAAGACGGAAACAGCAATAAATTTCATATGAGCGGAGGAATTGGTTTAATCACCAGCCGTCTTCTTGCCGAAGGTCCAATCGTAAAAGACAAAGGATCCTTCCTTATTGCCGGTCGTGCATCTTATGCCCATTTATTCATGAAATTATCCGAAGAACAAAAAGACAACTCTGCTTATTTTTATGACCTTAATACAAAATTAAGCTATAAACTGAATGCCAGTAATAGTCTATACATGTCTGGTTATTTTGGTAGAGACGTTTTTGAGTTAAATAAAAGTTTTACCAATATTTACGGAAACACCACTTTTAATACCCGATGGAATCATTTATTCTCAGACAAATTATTCTCAAACTTATCATTGATCTATAGTGATTACTATTACGGTTTAGATCTTGATTTTGTTGGATTTGAATGGAAATCAGGTATCAAAAACTTCAATATCAAATACGATTTAAGAAGTTATATCTCAGATAAATTAAAGCTGAATTATGGTATAAATGGTTTATATTATGATTTTAATCCCGGAACCATCAAGCCTTCTTCTGAAAGCTCAGGTATAAATTACGAACAACTAGAGAAAAAATATGCTTTCGAGCCTGCTATTTACATCAATGCTGAGCAAAAGGTTTCTGAAAAGATTAATGTCAATTACGGATTACGTTATAGCTTATTTTACAATATTGGTGAATCAACAGTAAATTTGTATGAGGATAACAATCCCGTACTGTTCAATTCCCAATTTCAAATCTATGAAAAAGCGACTCCAATTGGTACAAAATATTACGGTAAGAATGACGTCATTAAGAGCTTTAATTACTTAGAACCTCGTTTAAGTGTAGATTACCAACTCAACGATGATAATTCATTTCAAGTGAGTTACAACAGAATGGTACAATATTTACAATTGCTATCTAATACTTCCTCTCCTACTCCACTGGATATTTGGACCCCAAGCGGAACTTATATAAAACCACAAATTGCTGACCAAGTTGCAGTAGGCTATTTTAGAAAAATCAAAGAAGGAGCTTATTCTGCAGAGGTTAGTACTTTTTACAAAGAAGTTCAAAACCGATTGGATTATATAGATGGAGCCAACCTAGTTGCCAACAAAGCCATTGAACAAGTAATCTTAAACGGGCAAATGCGATCGTATGGTTTAGAATTTATGTTCAAAAAGAATGAAGGAAACCTAACAGGATGGATTTCCTATACCCTATCAAAATCAGAACAACAAACACCGGGAAGAACACCTCAGGAAACAGGGATAAACAACGGACAATGGTACAGTACAGTTTATGATAAAACAAACAACTTGGCAGTAACTGGATCGTATTATTTAAACCCAAAATGGACTTTTGGCGCCAACTTTATTTACCAAACCGGACAACCTACAACATATCCGAATGGTCAATACCGCTACCTTGATCTGACCATTCCTATTTACGGATTGAGAAACGAAAACAGACTACCATCGTTCAACCATTTGGATATTGCAGCAACATTAACGCCAAAACACAATAGCAACAAAAGCTGGAGAAGCGAATGGGTATTTAGTATTTATAATTTGTACAACCGAAAAAATGCGGCCTCTGTAAGCTTTAGAGAGAATACCGATACTGGTGCAAACGAAGCCGTAAAAACATCAATTTTTGGAATTGTACCAGCTGTAAGTTATAATTTTAAATTTTAA
- a CDS encoding AraC family transcriptional regulator: MNHFIEILITGSTLLLTFLIFGNPNNVNIKANRWFGFFILSIFLITLDFTLKIVDLEIKNTFASQILNFPSFVLAPIFYLSVCHFINPDRKWRKRDFLHFSFGIVSLIILITVVCNVVYFPDYKFIYFSPFLATLFVVLFAIQLIAYGILSYRILNKHQKNIRLFSSNIENIDLKWLEHIVIGIVFLLLFWALDILLGLSTKSFSYINVLLFFGIHFIAYHSLSQKEVFPFTPIQKHEIIELIEETKSESNTKKKLITDEKLEELKIDLLILMQVEKPFLDCELSLIKLASQLNTSPHILSYTINTGFNENFYQFINRYRIEEAKKLLVDSNMNHFNLVGIGFEVGFNSKTVFNTTFKKITNITPSEFKKQQLTINQNTKMHSDS, translated from the coding sequence ATGAATCATTTTATAGAAATATTAATCACAGGCTCAACACTTTTATTGACCTTTTTAATTTTTGGGAATCCAAATAACGTAAATATAAAAGCCAATAGATGGTTTGGTTTTTTTATTTTAAGCATTTTTTTAATCACACTGGACTTCACGTTAAAAATTGTAGACTTAGAAATCAAAAACACATTTGCATCACAAATCCTAAATTTCCCGAGCTTCGTCTTGGCTCCTATCTTTTATCTAAGTGTATGTCATTTCATAAATCCGGACAGAAAGTGGAGAAAAAGAGATTTTTTACATTTTAGCTTCGGAATCGTCTCATTAATTATTTTGATTACCGTGGTTTGTAATGTAGTTTATTTTCCTGATTATAAATTCATTTATTTCTCTCCTTTTTTAGCAACACTTTTTGTTGTATTGTTTGCCATTCAATTAATTGCTTACGGTATACTTTCATACAGAATACTGAATAAGCATCAAAAAAACATTAGGTTATTTAGTTCTAATATAGAGAACATCGACCTAAAATGGTTGGAACATATTGTAATAGGAATTGTTTTCTTACTTCTATTTTGGGCTTTAGATATCCTATTGGGTTTATCAACAAAAAGTTTTTCATACATAAACGTTTTGCTTTTTTTCGGAATCCACTTTATTGCTTATCATTCGTTAAGCCAAAAAGAAGTATTTCCTTTTACCCCTATTCAAAAACACGAAATCATTGAACTAATCGAAGAAACAAAATCAGAAAGCAACACTAAGAAAAAATTAATAACGGATGAGAAACTAGAAGAACTAAAAATCGATTTACTTATACTAATGCAGGTTGAAAAGCCATTTTTAGATTGTGAACTAAGTTTAATAAAATTGGCTTCACAACTAAACACTTCACCACACATACTTTCCTATACCATCAATACTGGTTTTAATGAAAATTTTTATCAGTTCATTAATCGGTATCGAATTGAAGAAGCAAAAAAACTTTTGGTTGATTCCAATATGAATCATTTCAATTTAGTGGGAATTGGTTTTGAAGTTGGGTTTAATTCCAAAACAGTTTTCAATACCACTTTCAAGAAAATAACCAATATAACCCCATCCGAATTCAAAAAACAGCAACTAACTATCAATCAAAACACTAAAATGCATTCGGATTCATAA
- a CDS encoding DJ-1/PfpI family protein, translated as MKKAVIVAFDEFTDIDIYLAWDLLNRVKFRDKQFQVKIVGTEASHKSICGLDLTTHGLIEECNDADFVFFGSGPGTRKIIKDNTYLDRFKLNPDKQIICSMCSGALIIAALGHLKGLSATTYPTAFEALKNYGVTVIEDSHLVTHGNIGTAAGCLAAVDLIGWAIEKLYDSKVSQDVIASVLPIGQGQNCIY; from the coding sequence ATGAAAAAAGCAGTAATTGTAGCATTCGACGAATTCACAGATATAGACATCTATTTAGCATGGGACTTGCTTAATCGGGTTAAATTTCGTGACAAACAATTTCAAGTAAAAATCGTTGGAACAGAAGCATCACATAAATCTATATGTGGTCTTGACTTAACGACTCATGGACTTATTGAAGAATGCAATGATGCAGACTTTGTATTTTTTGGAAGTGGACCCGGAACAAGAAAAATAATTAAGGACAACACTTATCTTGACCGTTTTAAACTAAATCCGGACAAACAAATAATTTGCTCAATGTGTTCCGGAGCCTTAATTATTGCCGCTTTAGGACACTTAAAAGGTCTTTCTGCAACAACTTATCCAACTGCATTCGAAGCTTTAAAAAATTATGGTGTCACCGTAATTGAAGACAGTCATTTAGTTACTCACGGTAACATTGGTACTGCAGCAGGTTGTTTGGCAGCAGTTGACTTAATTGGCTGGGCAATTGAAAAACTGTATGACAGCAAAGTTAGTCAAGATGTTATAGCCTCTGTATTACCAATTGGGCAAGGGCAAAATTGTATTTATTAA
- a CDS encoding GNAT family N-acetyltransferase — translation MNDKITNNLFEFWSYIGQQNNIYTHSPNYKAVSVSGSDWPKRIYSIEDKIESYNEVIRLSNLDLLPSIITLDKNKAQAIHDKTQLLFTQTNMSLDLKNYTNVNAKNPNIHQIETKAEALEFATIASQSFGYKVDGEIIYNICKDSSRVKNFIYKEKGKAYGCGIVYFDTDNNAGFHMIGTIPDGRGKGIGKSITERLIDEAIINNSNHCVLNASKMGEPIYERLGFVSSGTLENRIILKIE, via the coding sequence ATGAATGATAAAATAACAAATAACCTATTCGAATTCTGGAGTTACATCGGGCAACAAAACAATATTTATACGCATTCTCCCAATTACAAAGCGGTTTCTGTCTCTGGTTCTGATTGGCCAAAAAGAATTTATTCTATCGAGGATAAAATAGAAAGCTATAATGAAGTAATACGCCTAAGTAACCTGGACTTGTTACCCAGTATTATCACTCTTGATAAAAATAAAGCACAAGCCATACATGACAAAACCCAATTGCTTTTCACACAGACAAACATGTCATTGGACTTAAAAAATTACACGAATGTAAATGCAAAAAATCCAAATATCCATCAAATAGAAACCAAAGCTGAAGCCTTAGAATTTGCAACAATTGCTTCACAATCATTTGGCTACAAAGTTGATGGTGAAATCATTTATAACATTTGCAAAGACAGCTCTCGTGTTAAAAATTTTATCTACAAAGAAAAAGGAAAAGCCTATGGCTGCGGAATTGTATATTTTGACACGGATAACAATGCCGGTTTTCATATGATTGGCACTATTCCTGACGGACGAGGCAAAGGAATAGGAAAAAGCATAACAGAAAGATTAATCGATGAAGCAATCATTAACAATAGTAATCATTGTGTTCTCAATGCTTCTAAAATGGGAGAACCCATATACGAAAGACTTGGATTTGTAAGTTCAGGGACATTAGAAAATCGCATAATACTAAAAATAGAATAA